In one Triplophysa rosa linkage group LG13, Trosa_1v2, whole genome shotgun sequence genomic region, the following are encoded:
- the fam13b gene encoding protein FAM13B isoform X2 — protein MRKSLSTSLNDSLSTARVFGIPLEEVQHSGQPGHEVPLLVRSIVEYIEEHGGLHLEGLFLVNGNAERVEWLRQRYDSGVEVNLEKEADLASAVSLLRLFLQELPEPIIPASLQAQILQLYQDYSSEEELGRNMKYFLQQLPQVNYSLLRFLCRFLSGVASLQEESWSVGALAAVFGPDIFHLDTDVEDLKEQESVSRILAELLENQEEFFDAEEDDISNTNDYSSINDQITELLEEEKLEACEELPRDGEDGPSSLSPKHDHVTPSSSSHIASISILPGSTDLIQRTIRAAVEQHFLDLQTSIVKELSSYESQVLDSQPIQGNCPTQKTEGTEDHEDVQSESDAEDETLPEKVTEDGPSENSEGPQGSQLSSPTTEESSGMDLDTEALIDAENLNTERLESHPDYEQMDQAEVTTCEPGACDLNANTEPMESANGPQALSRSVFMDSEQEDTVSVYMSWQEEAESGEAQLSPLAGRMMPLPLEEDHQPLLARRFLDFGHSQRFLQQDHDATSKALSCGRPRRASLSSKDSMKGDTVFQPLTKKLQNLKKKIKQFEEQFEKEKNYKPSHADKAADPKVLKWMTDLTKIRKQLKGRQHLLPKGSLRHQAVLQLHRRHSASVPNTPHFTLSRPLNASRQAPLFYAKHKAESELTPQTRPRSNTLPKSFGSTLEHSAHEGPAENEAWGHKPTREETMELIQQRIKAKREEDGWPEDVRKMTKEELTCEKTVLQKNLLYYEGLHGRPVTREERLIVKHLYDRYRLVKQMLTRVSITPIIASPSSKRRNQMLQPIIEGETSHFCGEIEEEEEDEGRGQQENEAMQSENSEIIMDPVGQPSSQQSSQENILSSGKLSLDLRLSSSNASSMPELLEQLWKARAEKKKLRKTIREFEDEFYQQNGRNVQKEDRIPMMDEYKEYKRIKAKLRLLEVLISKQDSSKSI, from the exons ATGAGGAAGAGCCTCTCTACTTCCCTCAACGACTCCCTCAGCACTGCCAGAGTGTTCGGGATCCCCCTGGAGGAGGTGCAGCACAGCGGACAGCCGGGGCATGAGGTCCCTCTGCTGGTCAGGAGCATCGTGGAGTACATCGAAGAGCACG gagGCCTGCACCTGGAGGGTCTGTTTCTAGTGAACGGCAACGCAGAACGCGTGGAATGGCTCAGGCAACGCTATGACAGCGGCGTGGAAGTGAATCTGGAGAAGGAGGCTGACCTGGCGTCCGCCGTCAGTCTGCTACGCCTCTTTCTGCAAGAGCTCCCGGAGCCCATCATCCCTGCCAGCTTGCAGGCACAAATACTGCAGCTCTATCAGG ACTACAGCAGTGAGGAGGAGCTGGGAAGAAACATGAAGTACTTCCTTCAGCAGCTGCCGCAGGTCAACTACAGCTTACTCCGCTTCCTGTGCCGATTTCTGTCCGGTGTGGCATCTCTTCAGGAGGAGAGCTGGAGCGTCGGAGCTCTCGCCGCCGTCTTCGGCCCAGACATTTTCCA TTTAGACACAGATGTTGAAGATCTGAAAGAACAGGAGTCTGTCAGCCGCATCCTGGCAGAACTGCTGGAGAACCAGGAGGAGTTCTTCGATGCAGAGGAGGACGACATCTCCAACACCAATGACTACAGCTCCATTAATGACCAG ATCACCGAGCTCCTGGAGGAAGAGAAGCTGGAAGCCTGCGAGGAGCTCCCGCGAGATGGCGAGGACGGCCCTTCTTCACTCTCACCCAAACACGACCACGTCACCCCCTCCTCCAG TTCACATATTGCTTCCATCAGCATCCTTCCTGGATCTACTGA TTTGATCCAGAGGACCATCCGCGCTGCAGTGGAACAGCATTTTCTGGACCTACAGACATCTATTGTCAAGGAGCTCAGCAGCTATGAGAGTCAGGTGTTGGACTCCCAGCCCATCCAGGG GAACTGCCCTACTCAGAAAACGGAGGGGACTGAGGACCATGAAGATGTTCAGTCTGAATCTGATGCGGAAGATGAGACTCTCCCAGAGAAAGTTACTGAGGATGGACCTTCTGAGAATAGCGAG GGACCTCAAGGTTCTCAGCTCAGCAGTCCGACCACGGAGGAAAGTTCTGGAATGGACCTCGACACGGAGGCTCTCATAGATGCAGAGAATCTCAACACAGAAAG ATTGGAGAGCCACCCTGACTATGAGCAGATGGACCAGGCTGAAGTTACCACCTGT GAGCCAGGCGCGTGTGACTTGAATGCTAATACAGAGCCCATGGAGTCAGCCAACGGCCCTCAGGCTCTGAGCAGAAGTGTGTTTATGGACAGTGAGCAGGAAG ACACTGTGTCGGTGTACATGTCATGGCAAGAGGAGGCCGAGTCAGGAGAAGCCCAGCTGTCTCCGCTGGCAGGCCGCATGATGCCTCTCCCTCTGGAGGAGGACCACCAGCCCTTACTTGCCCGACGCTTTCTCGACTTTGGCCACAGTCAGAGGTTCCTACAGCAGGACCATGATGCCACATCTAAAGCTCTGTCCTGTGGGAG GCCTCGTCGAGCCTCCCTCAGTTCCAAAGACAGTATGAAGGGAGACACAGTCTTCCAACCGCTCACCAAGAAACTCCAGAACCTGAAGAAGAAGATCAAGCAATTTGAGGAGCAGTTTGAGAAGGAGAAAAACTATAAG CCATCTCACGCTGATAAGGCAGCCGATCCAAAGGTCCTGAAGTGGATGACCGACCTCACCAAAATCCGCAAACAGCTTAAAG GACGACAGCACCTGTTGCCCAAAGGTTCCCTGAGGCACCAGGCTGTGCTTCAGTTACACAGACGCCACTCAGCCTCCGTCCCGAACACACCCCATTTTACACTGTCACGCCCCCTCAATGCCTCTAGACAGGCGCCCCTCTTCT ATGCCAAACATAAGGCTGAAAGTGAGCTGACTCCACAGACGCGTCCACGCAGTAACACGCTGCCCAAAAGCTTTGGCTCCACACTGGAGCATTCGGCTCACGAGGGCCCTGCGGAGAATGAGGCGTGGGGTCACAAACCCACCCGAGAGGAGACGATGGAGCTCATTCAGCAGCGCATCAAAGCCAAGAGAGAAGAGGATGGCTGGCCGGAGGATGTCAGA AAAATGACTAAGGAGGAGCTTACCTGTGAGAAAACAGTCCTGCAGAAGAACCTGCTGTATTATGAAGGACTTCATGGGCGCCCC GTCACCCGAGAGGAACGATTGATCGTGAAGCACTTGTATGACAGATATCGGCTTGTCAAACAGATGCTGACCCGTGTCAGCATCACCCCTATCATA GCGTCACCCTCCAGCAAACGGCGCAATCAGATGTTACAGCCCATCATCGAGGGCGAAACCTCCCACTTCTGCGGTGAGAtcgaagaagaggaggaggacgaGGGCAGGGGGCAGCAGGAAAATGAAGCGATGCAGAGCGAGAACTCCGAAATCATCATGGACCCGGTGGGCCAACCCAGCTCTCAGCAGAGTTCACAAGAGAACATCCTGAGCTCGGGGAAACTCAGTCTGGATCTACGGCTCTCCAGTTCGAACGCCTCCTCCAT GCCTGAGCTCCTGGAGCAGCTGTGGAAAGCCAGGGCAGAAAAGAAGAAACTGCGCAAGACCATCAGAGAATTCGAGGATGAATTCTACCAGCAGAACGGCAG GAATGTTCAGAAAGAAGACCGCATTCCTATGATGGACGAATACAAAGAGTACAAACGCATTAAAGCCAAACTGCGGCTTCTGGAGGTCCTTATCAGCAAGCAGGATTCCTCCAAGTCCATCTAA
- the fam13b gene encoding protein FAM13B isoform X4, whose product MRKSLSTSLNDSLSTARVFGIPLEEVQHSGQPGHEVPLLVRSIVEYIEEHGGLHLEGLFLVNGNAERVEWLRQRYDSGVEVNLEKEADLASAVSLLRLFLQELPEPIIPASLQAQILQLYQDYSSEEELGRNMKYFLQQLPQVNYSLLRFLCRFLSGVASLQEESWSVGALAAVFGPDIFHLDTDVEDLKEQESVSRILAELLENQEEFFDAEEDDISNTNDYSSINDQITELLEEEKLEACEELPRDGEDGPSSLSPKHDHVTPSSSSHIASISILPGSTDLIQRTIRAAVEQHFLDLQTSIVKELSSYESQVLDSQPIQGNCPTQKTEGTEDHEDVQSESDAEDETLPEKVTEDGPSENSEGPQGSQLSSPTTEESSGMDLDTEALIDAENLNTERLESHPDYEQMDQAEVTTCEPGACDLNANTEPMESANGPQALSRSVFMDSEQEDTVSVYMSWQEEAESGEAQLSPLAGRMMPLPLEEDHQPLLARRFLDFGHSQRFLQQDHDATSKALSCGRPRRASLSSKDSMKGDTVFQPLTKKLQNLKKKIKQFEEQFEKEKNYKPSHADKAADPKVLKWMTDLTKIRKQLKGRQHLLPKGSLRHQAVLQLHRRHSASVPNTPHFTLSRPLNASRQAPLFYAKHKAESELTPQTRPRSNTLPKSFGSTLEHSAHEGPAENEAWGHKPTREETMELIQQRIKAKREEDGWPEDVRKMTKEELTCEKTVLQKNLLYYEGLHGRPASPSSKRRNQMLQPIIEGETSHFCGEIEEEEEDEGRGQQENEAMQSENSEIIMDPVGQPSSQQSSQENILSSGKLSLDLRLSSSNASSMPELLEQLWKARAEKKKLRKTIREFEDEFYQQNGRNVQKEDRIPMMDEYKEYKRIKAKLRLLEVLISKQDSSKSI is encoded by the exons ATGAGGAAGAGCCTCTCTACTTCCCTCAACGACTCCCTCAGCACTGCCAGAGTGTTCGGGATCCCCCTGGAGGAGGTGCAGCACAGCGGACAGCCGGGGCATGAGGTCCCTCTGCTGGTCAGGAGCATCGTGGAGTACATCGAAGAGCACG gagGCCTGCACCTGGAGGGTCTGTTTCTAGTGAACGGCAACGCAGAACGCGTGGAATGGCTCAGGCAACGCTATGACAGCGGCGTGGAAGTGAATCTGGAGAAGGAGGCTGACCTGGCGTCCGCCGTCAGTCTGCTACGCCTCTTTCTGCAAGAGCTCCCGGAGCCCATCATCCCTGCCAGCTTGCAGGCACAAATACTGCAGCTCTATCAGG ACTACAGCAGTGAGGAGGAGCTGGGAAGAAACATGAAGTACTTCCTTCAGCAGCTGCCGCAGGTCAACTACAGCTTACTCCGCTTCCTGTGCCGATTTCTGTCCGGTGTGGCATCTCTTCAGGAGGAGAGCTGGAGCGTCGGAGCTCTCGCCGCCGTCTTCGGCCCAGACATTTTCCA TTTAGACACAGATGTTGAAGATCTGAAAGAACAGGAGTCTGTCAGCCGCATCCTGGCAGAACTGCTGGAGAACCAGGAGGAGTTCTTCGATGCAGAGGAGGACGACATCTCCAACACCAATGACTACAGCTCCATTAATGACCAG ATCACCGAGCTCCTGGAGGAAGAGAAGCTGGAAGCCTGCGAGGAGCTCCCGCGAGATGGCGAGGACGGCCCTTCTTCACTCTCACCCAAACACGACCACGTCACCCCCTCCTCCAG TTCACATATTGCTTCCATCAGCATCCTTCCTGGATCTACTGA TTTGATCCAGAGGACCATCCGCGCTGCAGTGGAACAGCATTTTCTGGACCTACAGACATCTATTGTCAAGGAGCTCAGCAGCTATGAGAGTCAGGTGTTGGACTCCCAGCCCATCCAGGG GAACTGCCCTACTCAGAAAACGGAGGGGACTGAGGACCATGAAGATGTTCAGTCTGAATCTGATGCGGAAGATGAGACTCTCCCAGAGAAAGTTACTGAGGATGGACCTTCTGAGAATAGCGAG GGACCTCAAGGTTCTCAGCTCAGCAGTCCGACCACGGAGGAAAGTTCTGGAATGGACCTCGACACGGAGGCTCTCATAGATGCAGAGAATCTCAACACAGAAAG ATTGGAGAGCCACCCTGACTATGAGCAGATGGACCAGGCTGAAGTTACCACCTGT GAGCCAGGCGCGTGTGACTTGAATGCTAATACAGAGCCCATGGAGTCAGCCAACGGCCCTCAGGCTCTGAGCAGAAGTGTGTTTATGGACAGTGAGCAGGAAG ACACTGTGTCGGTGTACATGTCATGGCAAGAGGAGGCCGAGTCAGGAGAAGCCCAGCTGTCTCCGCTGGCAGGCCGCATGATGCCTCTCCCTCTGGAGGAGGACCACCAGCCCTTACTTGCCCGACGCTTTCTCGACTTTGGCCACAGTCAGAGGTTCCTACAGCAGGACCATGATGCCACATCTAAAGCTCTGTCCTGTGGGAG GCCTCGTCGAGCCTCCCTCAGTTCCAAAGACAGTATGAAGGGAGACACAGTCTTCCAACCGCTCACCAAGAAACTCCAGAACCTGAAGAAGAAGATCAAGCAATTTGAGGAGCAGTTTGAGAAGGAGAAAAACTATAAG CCATCTCACGCTGATAAGGCAGCCGATCCAAAGGTCCTGAAGTGGATGACCGACCTCACCAAAATCCGCAAACAGCTTAAAG GACGACAGCACCTGTTGCCCAAAGGTTCCCTGAGGCACCAGGCTGTGCTTCAGTTACACAGACGCCACTCAGCCTCCGTCCCGAACACACCCCATTTTACACTGTCACGCCCCCTCAATGCCTCTAGACAGGCGCCCCTCTTCT ATGCCAAACATAAGGCTGAAAGTGAGCTGACTCCACAGACGCGTCCACGCAGTAACACGCTGCCCAAAAGCTTTGGCTCCACACTGGAGCATTCGGCTCACGAGGGCCCTGCGGAGAATGAGGCGTGGGGTCACAAACCCACCCGAGAGGAGACGATGGAGCTCATTCAGCAGCGCATCAAAGCCAAGAGAGAAGAGGATGGCTGGCCGGAGGATGTCAGA AAAATGACTAAGGAGGAGCTTACCTGTGAGAAAACAGTCCTGCAGAAGAACCTGCTGTATTATGAAGGACTTCATGGGCGCCCC GCGTCACCCTCCAGCAAACGGCGCAATCAGATGTTACAGCCCATCATCGAGGGCGAAACCTCCCACTTCTGCGGTGAGAtcgaagaagaggaggaggacgaGGGCAGGGGGCAGCAGGAAAATGAAGCGATGCAGAGCGAGAACTCCGAAATCATCATGGACCCGGTGGGCCAACCCAGCTCTCAGCAGAGTTCACAAGAGAACATCCTGAGCTCGGGGAAACTCAGTCTGGATCTACGGCTCTCCAGTTCGAACGCCTCCTCCAT GCCTGAGCTCCTGGAGCAGCTGTGGAAAGCCAGGGCAGAAAAGAAGAAACTGCGCAAGACCATCAGAGAATTCGAGGATGAATTCTACCAGCAGAACGGCAG GAATGTTCAGAAAGAAGACCGCATTCCTATGATGGACGAATACAAAGAGTACAAACGCATTAAAGCCAAACTGCGGCTTCTGGAGGTCCTTATCAGCAAGCAGGATTCCTCCAAGTCCATCTAA
- the fam13b gene encoding protein FAM13B isoform X6, with translation MRKSLSTSLNDSLSTARVFGIPLEEVQHSGQPGHEVPLLVRSIVEYIEEHGGLHLEGLFLVNGNAERVEWLRQRYDSGVEVNLEKEADLASAVSLLRLFLQELPEPIIPASLQAQILQLYQDYSSEEELGRNMKYFLQQLPQVNYSLLRFLCRFLSGVASLQEESWSVGALAAVFGPDIFHLDTDVEDLKEQESVSRILAELLENQEEFFDAEEDDISNTNDYSSINDQITELLEEEKLEACEELPRDGEDGPSSLSPKHDHVTPSSSSHIASISILPGSTDLIQRTIRAAVEQHFLDLQTSIVKELSSYESQVLDSQPIQGNCPTQKTEGTEDHEDVQSESDAEDETLPEKVTEDGPSENSEGPQGSQLSSPTTEESSGMDLDTEALIDAENLNTERLESHPDYEQMDQAEVTTCEPGACDLNANTEPMESANGPQALSRSVFMDSEQEDTVSVYMSWQEEAESGEAQLSPLAGRMMPLPLEEDHQPLLARRFLDFGHSQRFLQQDHDATSKALSCGRPRRASLSSKDSMKGDTVFQPLTKKLQNLKKKIKQFEEQFEKEKNYKPSHADKAADPKVLKWMTDLTKIRKQLKDAKHKAESELTPQTRPRSNTLPKSFGSTLEHSAHEGPAENEAWGHKPTREETMELIQQRIKAKREEDGWPEDVRKMTKEELTCEKTVLQKNLLYYEGLHGRPVTREERLIVKHLYDRYRLVKQMLTRVSITPIIASPSSKRRNQMLQPIIEGETSHFCGEIEEEEEDEGRGQQENEAMQSENSEIIMDPVGQPSSQQSSQENILSSGKLSLDLRLSSSNASSMPELLEQLWKARAEKKKLRKTIREFEDEFYQQNGRNVQKEDRIPMMDEYKEYKRIKAKLRLLEVLISKQDSSKSI, from the exons ATGAGGAAGAGCCTCTCTACTTCCCTCAACGACTCCCTCAGCACTGCCAGAGTGTTCGGGATCCCCCTGGAGGAGGTGCAGCACAGCGGACAGCCGGGGCATGAGGTCCCTCTGCTGGTCAGGAGCATCGTGGAGTACATCGAAGAGCACG gagGCCTGCACCTGGAGGGTCTGTTTCTAGTGAACGGCAACGCAGAACGCGTGGAATGGCTCAGGCAACGCTATGACAGCGGCGTGGAAGTGAATCTGGAGAAGGAGGCTGACCTGGCGTCCGCCGTCAGTCTGCTACGCCTCTTTCTGCAAGAGCTCCCGGAGCCCATCATCCCTGCCAGCTTGCAGGCACAAATACTGCAGCTCTATCAGG ACTACAGCAGTGAGGAGGAGCTGGGAAGAAACATGAAGTACTTCCTTCAGCAGCTGCCGCAGGTCAACTACAGCTTACTCCGCTTCCTGTGCCGATTTCTGTCCGGTGTGGCATCTCTTCAGGAGGAGAGCTGGAGCGTCGGAGCTCTCGCCGCCGTCTTCGGCCCAGACATTTTCCA TTTAGACACAGATGTTGAAGATCTGAAAGAACAGGAGTCTGTCAGCCGCATCCTGGCAGAACTGCTGGAGAACCAGGAGGAGTTCTTCGATGCAGAGGAGGACGACATCTCCAACACCAATGACTACAGCTCCATTAATGACCAG ATCACCGAGCTCCTGGAGGAAGAGAAGCTGGAAGCCTGCGAGGAGCTCCCGCGAGATGGCGAGGACGGCCCTTCTTCACTCTCACCCAAACACGACCACGTCACCCCCTCCTCCAG TTCACATATTGCTTCCATCAGCATCCTTCCTGGATCTACTGA TTTGATCCAGAGGACCATCCGCGCTGCAGTGGAACAGCATTTTCTGGACCTACAGACATCTATTGTCAAGGAGCTCAGCAGCTATGAGAGTCAGGTGTTGGACTCCCAGCCCATCCAGGG GAACTGCCCTACTCAGAAAACGGAGGGGACTGAGGACCATGAAGATGTTCAGTCTGAATCTGATGCGGAAGATGAGACTCTCCCAGAGAAAGTTACTGAGGATGGACCTTCTGAGAATAGCGAG GGACCTCAAGGTTCTCAGCTCAGCAGTCCGACCACGGAGGAAAGTTCTGGAATGGACCTCGACACGGAGGCTCTCATAGATGCAGAGAATCTCAACACAGAAAG ATTGGAGAGCCACCCTGACTATGAGCAGATGGACCAGGCTGAAGTTACCACCTGT GAGCCAGGCGCGTGTGACTTGAATGCTAATACAGAGCCCATGGAGTCAGCCAACGGCCCTCAGGCTCTGAGCAGAAGTGTGTTTATGGACAGTGAGCAGGAAG ACACTGTGTCGGTGTACATGTCATGGCAAGAGGAGGCCGAGTCAGGAGAAGCCCAGCTGTCTCCGCTGGCAGGCCGCATGATGCCTCTCCCTCTGGAGGAGGACCACCAGCCCTTACTTGCCCGACGCTTTCTCGACTTTGGCCACAGTCAGAGGTTCCTACAGCAGGACCATGATGCCACATCTAAAGCTCTGTCCTGTGGGAG GCCTCGTCGAGCCTCCCTCAGTTCCAAAGACAGTATGAAGGGAGACACAGTCTTCCAACCGCTCACCAAGAAACTCCAGAACCTGAAGAAGAAGATCAAGCAATTTGAGGAGCAGTTTGAGAAGGAGAAAAACTATAAG CCATCTCACGCTGATAAGGCAGCCGATCCAAAGGTCCTGAAGTGGATGACCGACCTCACCAAAATCCGCAAACAGCTTAAAG ATGCCAAACATAAGGCTGAAAGTGAGCTGACTCCACAGACGCGTCCACGCAGTAACACGCTGCCCAAAAGCTTTGGCTCCACACTGGAGCATTCGGCTCACGAGGGCCCTGCGGAGAATGAGGCGTGGGGTCACAAACCCACCCGAGAGGAGACGATGGAGCTCATTCAGCAGCGCATCAAAGCCAAGAGAGAAGAGGATGGCTGGCCGGAGGATGTCAGA AAAATGACTAAGGAGGAGCTTACCTGTGAGAAAACAGTCCTGCAGAAGAACCTGCTGTATTATGAAGGACTTCATGGGCGCCCC GTCACCCGAGAGGAACGATTGATCGTGAAGCACTTGTATGACAGATATCGGCTTGTCAAACAGATGCTGACCCGTGTCAGCATCACCCCTATCATA GCGTCACCCTCCAGCAAACGGCGCAATCAGATGTTACAGCCCATCATCGAGGGCGAAACCTCCCACTTCTGCGGTGAGAtcgaagaagaggaggaggacgaGGGCAGGGGGCAGCAGGAAAATGAAGCGATGCAGAGCGAGAACTCCGAAATCATCATGGACCCGGTGGGCCAACCCAGCTCTCAGCAGAGTTCACAAGAGAACATCCTGAGCTCGGGGAAACTCAGTCTGGATCTACGGCTCTCCAGTTCGAACGCCTCCTCCAT GCCTGAGCTCCTGGAGCAGCTGTGGAAAGCCAGGGCAGAAAAGAAGAAACTGCGCAAGACCATCAGAGAATTCGAGGATGAATTCTACCAGCAGAACGGCAG GAATGTTCAGAAAGAAGACCGCATTCCTATGATGGACGAATACAAAGAGTACAAACGCATTAAAGCCAAACTGCGGCTTCTGGAGGTCCTTATCAGCAAGCAGGATTCCTCCAAGTCCATCTAA
- the fam13b gene encoding protein FAM13B isoform X5, with translation MRKSLSTSLNDSLSTARVFGIPLEEVQHSGQPGHEVPLLVRSIVEYIEEHGGLHLEGLFLVNGNAERVEWLRQRYDSGVEVNLEKEADLASAVSLLRLFLQELPEPIIPASLQAQILQLYQDYSSEEELGRNMKYFLQQLPQVNYSLLRFLCRFLSGVASLQEESWSVGALAAVFGPDIFHLDTDVEDLKEQESVSRILAELLENQEEFFDAEEDDISNTNDYSSINDQITELLEEEKLEACEELPRDGEDGPSSLSPKHDHVTPSSSSHIASISILPGSTDLIQRTIRAAVEQHFLDLQTSIVKELSSYESQVLDSQPIQGNCPTQKTEGTEDHEDVQSESDAEDETLPEKVTEDGPSENSEGPQGSQLSSPTTEESSGMDLDTEALIDAENLNTERLESHPDYEQMDQAEVTTCEPGACDLNANTEPMESANGPQALSRSVFMDSEQEDTVSVYMSWQEEAESGEAQLSPLAGRMMPLPLEEDHQPLLARRFLDFGHSQRFLQQDHDATSKALSCGRPRRASLSSKDSMKGDTVFQPLTKKLQNLKKKIKQFEEQFEKEKNYKPSHADKAADPKVLKWMTDLTKIRKQLKDAKHKAESELTPQTRPRSNTLPKSFGSTLEHSAHEGPAENEAWGHKPTREETMELIQQRIKAKREEDGWPEDVRVSLSIKMTKEELTCEKTVLQKNLLYYEGLHGRPVTREERLIVKHLYDRYRLVKQMLTRVSITPIIASPSSKRRNQMLQPIIEGETSHFCGEIEEEEEDEGRGQQENEAMQSENSEIIMDPVGQPSSQQSSQENILSSGKLSLDLRLSSSNASSMPELLEQLWKARAEKKKLRKTIREFEDEFYQQNGRNVQKEDRIPMMDEYKEYKRIKAKLRLLEVLISKQDSSKSI, from the exons ATGAGGAAGAGCCTCTCTACTTCCCTCAACGACTCCCTCAGCACTGCCAGAGTGTTCGGGATCCCCCTGGAGGAGGTGCAGCACAGCGGACAGCCGGGGCATGAGGTCCCTCTGCTGGTCAGGAGCATCGTGGAGTACATCGAAGAGCACG gagGCCTGCACCTGGAGGGTCTGTTTCTAGTGAACGGCAACGCAGAACGCGTGGAATGGCTCAGGCAACGCTATGACAGCGGCGTGGAAGTGAATCTGGAGAAGGAGGCTGACCTGGCGTCCGCCGTCAGTCTGCTACGCCTCTTTCTGCAAGAGCTCCCGGAGCCCATCATCCCTGCCAGCTTGCAGGCACAAATACTGCAGCTCTATCAGG ACTACAGCAGTGAGGAGGAGCTGGGAAGAAACATGAAGTACTTCCTTCAGCAGCTGCCGCAGGTCAACTACAGCTTACTCCGCTTCCTGTGCCGATTTCTGTCCGGTGTGGCATCTCTTCAGGAGGAGAGCTGGAGCGTCGGAGCTCTCGCCGCCGTCTTCGGCCCAGACATTTTCCA TTTAGACACAGATGTTGAAGATCTGAAAGAACAGGAGTCTGTCAGCCGCATCCTGGCAGAACTGCTGGAGAACCAGGAGGAGTTCTTCGATGCAGAGGAGGACGACATCTCCAACACCAATGACTACAGCTCCATTAATGACCAG ATCACCGAGCTCCTGGAGGAAGAGAAGCTGGAAGCCTGCGAGGAGCTCCCGCGAGATGGCGAGGACGGCCCTTCTTCACTCTCACCCAAACACGACCACGTCACCCCCTCCTCCAG TTCACATATTGCTTCCATCAGCATCCTTCCTGGATCTACTGA TTTGATCCAGAGGACCATCCGCGCTGCAGTGGAACAGCATTTTCTGGACCTACAGACATCTATTGTCAAGGAGCTCAGCAGCTATGAGAGTCAGGTGTTGGACTCCCAGCCCATCCAGGG GAACTGCCCTACTCAGAAAACGGAGGGGACTGAGGACCATGAAGATGTTCAGTCTGAATCTGATGCGGAAGATGAGACTCTCCCAGAGAAAGTTACTGAGGATGGACCTTCTGAGAATAGCGAG GGACCTCAAGGTTCTCAGCTCAGCAGTCCGACCACGGAGGAAAGTTCTGGAATGGACCTCGACACGGAGGCTCTCATAGATGCAGAGAATCTCAACACAGAAAG ATTGGAGAGCCACCCTGACTATGAGCAGATGGACCAGGCTGAAGTTACCACCTGT GAGCCAGGCGCGTGTGACTTGAATGCTAATACAGAGCCCATGGAGTCAGCCAACGGCCCTCAGGCTCTGAGCAGAAGTGTGTTTATGGACAGTGAGCAGGAAG ACACTGTGTCGGTGTACATGTCATGGCAAGAGGAGGCCGAGTCAGGAGAAGCCCAGCTGTCTCCGCTGGCAGGCCGCATGATGCCTCTCCCTCTGGAGGAGGACCACCAGCCCTTACTTGCCCGACGCTTTCTCGACTTTGGCCACAGTCAGAGGTTCCTACAGCAGGACCATGATGCCACATCTAAAGCTCTGTCCTGTGGGAG GCCTCGTCGAGCCTCCCTCAGTTCCAAAGACAGTATGAAGGGAGACACAGTCTTCCAACCGCTCACCAAGAAACTCCAGAACCTGAAGAAGAAGATCAAGCAATTTGAGGAGCAGTTTGAGAAGGAGAAAAACTATAAG CCATCTCACGCTGATAAGGCAGCCGATCCAAAGGTCCTGAAGTGGATGACCGACCTCACCAAAATCCGCAAACAGCTTAAAG ATGCCAAACATAAGGCTGAAAGTGAGCTGACTCCACAGACGCGTCCACGCAGTAACACGCTGCCCAAAAGCTTTGGCTCCACACTGGAGCATTCGGCTCACGAGGGCCCTGCGGAGAATGAGGCGTGGGGTCACAAACCCACCCGAGAGGAGACGATGGAGCTCATTCAGCAGCGCATCAAAGCCAAGAGAGAAGAGGATGGCTGGCCGGAGGATGTCAGAGTAAGTTTGAGCATC AAAATGACTAAGGAGGAGCTTACCTGTGAGAAAACAGTCCTGCAGAAGAACCTGCTGTATTATGAAGGACTTCATGGGCGCCCC GTCACCCGAGAGGAACGATTGATCGTGAAGCACTTGTATGACAGATATCGGCTTGTCAAACAGATGCTGACCCGTGTCAGCATCACCCCTATCATA GCGTCACCCTCCAGCAAACGGCGCAATCAGATGTTACAGCCCATCATCGAGGGCGAAACCTCCCACTTCTGCGGTGAGAtcgaagaagaggaggaggacgaGGGCAGGGGGCAGCAGGAAAATGAAGCGATGCAGAGCGAGAACTCCGAAATCATCATGGACCCGGTGGGCCAACCCAGCTCTCAGCAGAGTTCACAAGAGAACATCCTGAGCTCGGGGAAACTCAGTCTGGATCTACGGCTCTCCAGTTCGAACGCCTCCTCCAT GCCTGAGCTCCTGGAGCAGCTGTGGAAAGCCAGGGCAGAAAAGAAGAAACTGCGCAAGACCATCAGAGAATTCGAGGATGAATTCTACCAGCAGAACGGCAG GAATGTTCAGAAAGAAGACCGCATTCCTATGATGGACGAATACAAAGAGTACAAACGCATTAAAGCCAAACTGCGGCTTCTGGAGGTCCTTATCAGCAAGCAGGATTCCTCCAAGTCCATCTAA